In the Besnoitia besnoiti strain Bb-Ger1 chromosome IX, whole genome shotgun sequence genome, CACACGAAGGGGGCCATCCAGCAACTTCGGCGTCCCTTGATGAGCCGATGGGAAGAGAGCGAGCCTCCCCGTCGCTCGCGCATTCCTCGTCTTTTCGTTCTGCACGTCCTCAGCTTTCGCAGCAGGAGTACGCGTGGGCGTCGTGGCCATGGCAGGACAGGAGCAGCACCCTTCCGCAGGGGGACCGAATCGAATCGAGAGGATGGGAGAGCAGCatggcgtcgtcttcgcgcaTTCACGAAGACGGCTCTGACTACGTTCTACCGAGCCAGAGCGTGAGCACCCTCTGCGGCGAGGTACCACGCCTCTCTCAGATCACAGGCGGCGCGGTGGTGCTTctcggcggcagccacgcagaggcacgctcggcgtcgtcgttctCAACCGAGACGCATTCATGTTCGTGGACGCGGAGCGAAGGAACCGGCCCGACCGCGGACTTTGGCTCCGCCTCTTCATCGAGTTCTTCTGTCACGACTCTGGCGTCCTCAGGCACACGCCACGCCCTCTGTTCGTCGTTCGCCtactctgcagaggcgacaggcgcgtCGGCTGAGGGGGCCCAGGCCTTCTGGTGCGCGCACAGTGGAGACGCAAAAGAACCGGGGCCGTGCCGCGAATACGCTTCAACTGCTGTGCATGACGCGATTTCTTTTTtagggggagagggggacgccgctctgcatgcgaagATTGACGGCCCCCTCACACAGCctcgcgcgggagaggccggGGGACAGGCGCTCGACAAGAGCATCCActctgccgctgcctggCGCTCAGCTGACTCACAGGGCTGTGACTCGCAGGAAGCGTCCCACACTTCGCCAACTGTAGACACGACGAGAGAGGACTCGCACTCGGCAGAGAGCTGGCATGCAGCTTgcgccgacagagagagcccATCTGCTTGGTTGAGGGCCAGCGCCGCGAATGAGACGGAAGATGACGCGACAGTCCCgcacagcagcgcgagggaTGCGCCACGGCCCGGATCCCGGACACGCTtttgcgcagcggcggagcaGCGTGCTTCTTCATCTGCGCTCTCTAGCCCGTCCGCCCCTGTGCTCGAATCTTCTTTACCTTTCATCCATCCGACGGACGAACCACCACTGCTCGGCCCCGCTCAATccaccgcggcgccgtgcGAGCGAGTCGGCCTCCCGCGTGTCACCAGCGACGAGGCACGGCCTGGCGGATACCCCAACGATTTGGAACGGTCGCCCGCCGACGCAAGTCGCTGGCCTTCGCCCTTCTCGGAGTCTGCCATCGATAGCTGCGCTcgacagcgcgcggctcCTGCCCTGGCGCAACAGGCAGATGCCGCGGCCCGCGTGCGTCCCCTCCCTCCAAGCTTAGCCTACGCGGCCGACTCGTCGCCAGTCTCCCgtggcgccgaggcgtcgccgccttccacgACGATCCCTGGAgcgccggccgctgctgcagacgtgAACGGAGTCGTCGCAAACGCAGAGCCCAACTCGACGGTTCCTCTGAGCCAAGGACGGCGTCAGGACAGGGAATGCAAAAACGCTCTCGCCTTGTCTCCAGCGTCGCACGCGCGAACTTTGTATCTTCCGTCACCGAGCGAACACCTGACACCGGGCTTGGCAACGCCCCCCTCTGCACGGAGACAGCTTGAGCCGCACCCTTCCTGCGTAGGGGTAGACGAAGAAAGGGCGCACGCGGGTAGCGGGGAAGGAGGCAGTGAAGAGCCGCGCCTCAGGAACGCCAGGCGACTTAGCACtgaggcagcgaagaagcgcgagggcgacagcgaggagggcgaagaggaagcgcagcgcagacgcgaaagaGGAACTCTGAGCCTCGACAACGAGACAGTAGAGCACCGACATCCAGGTAGTCGTCACAAAGGGGCGGAAACTTTCGCAGGGGACGTCGGCTTTGCATGTTCATCCACTGAGAGGATCGCACAGAAGGACTTCGGAGAACTCTGCGCACACAGACTAAAGGAACCGGTCTCTGCCTACAGATGCAAAGGCGTGCTAGTAGGCGAACAGACTGGGACGCAGACGAGTCACGTGGAGGCCCCTGGAAGCGTTCGACAGAGTTCCACAGCACTGCAAGTGAAGACATCGTTTCGGCTCCCttcgcgttcttcttctgcagctcctgctgcagcgccggctGAGTGCGCGTCAGATACAAACTTTGACTCCCCTGCGTTGTCAcctgcttctccctcttcaCCTACTACTACTATGCGCTCTGCCGGCCTTGCGGCAGATCGCGTGCCCTCTTCGCCCGTTTCGtattccttcttctctccctgtccgtctccctccgcttcggcagctgcttcgccccaatcgccggcgtcgccgccgtgcCCCAGAGACTCTCCCAACGAAGAGGGGCGTGGAGAGCTCTCCCCGCCTCTGAGCAGACTGCGCCACAGCCCCGTCGTGCCTTTCGCCGTGgctgtcggcgcggcggagatccgcccgtcggcgccgcccgctgcatgcgcaggggGCGTGACCgaagctcgcgcagctccccACTCGAGCAGTCATGACACAGCAGTAAAAACCGAGGGAATTCAGGGGAAGCAAACGCGAGATACACGCCAAGCAGCGGAAACCGTAGACGTTggtgcgcggcgagacgggGAGGAAGGACTGGAAAGCTgcagggcggagaagacgaccgGAGACAGCGTGGGGACAGAGTCAGACAAAAGCTgctggagagagggagaggagatgGCGACCGCGAATGCTAGGGTGCAGTCGGTACccaagacgacgaaggcgggcCTGAACGAGGAGGGGACTGCGGGCACTTTAGCTTTCTCGGGAAAGCGCTTCAGACACATTTACACTCCAATGGATGCCGGaggggaggacgaggcgcggagcaCGACCAGCGGCGACCAGGCAGCGGGCTGGGAGCGAGAGCTGAACTCTGCCTTGCACTGTGcgggccgctgcggaggcaacGCCGTCCTTGAATGTGCTTCGTTTTGCAGAGAGGAGGGTCAGGGAGACGCTGGAAGCGTTTCACTCGGAAATCTCGGGGCTGGAGGGGAGGAAGACATGGAAGAAAGCCATGGGGACTCAGAGCAAGAGGACGCCTACCGTTTGGCATCCTATTCGAGTTTTTCCACTACATGCTCTTCGATTGGTCCTGTACCGGAAGCGGGTGACCCATGTGTCTCGGTAGAGACGCGCTCAGTCTCGTCACCGTGTTTCCCCCTTTCCTCGCGCTCTGTGGCATCGCGTGAAGCCTTCTCACCATGCGATTCAGGATCGCCTGGTTCAGCACTTTCTTCGTTGTCCCTCTCGTCTGTgctttcgtctccttcgctgtcACCTGCCTCGCTGTTGCGAGTCTCTTCTCCTGATCGAGCGTCTCTGTCAGTGCCCCCTTTGCCGTCGCGGGAGTCGCTCCCGCCTTCTTCGGGTCCGTCGTCATCAAATGTCTCGTCCTCTCCCGCCTTGGTCTCGCCGGATTCGCTTGCGCATCTTCCATCCTACTCCACAACTTCGTCGTgttccgcctctccgccgcctgcctcatCAGTGCTGCCAGCCCTCCTGGGCGCCTtcgaggcctcgccgcgcccgagcgACTCCcagcgggcgaggaagcgagcggCCGTCCTgggccgcctctgcggggcGAAGGCAccacgcgacgccgcagggaaacgaagaaaaatGCAGTCCCACCTCTTTtgctcgcccgcggaggaCAACAAACGCAGCTGCTATCGAGCTGCTTCGCACGACGTGGACTGCCTGGAAGCTCGCGGTTCAGCTCTACTGACTACGgagcgaagcgacgcagacgcaaaACAGGCAACCACGGACGAAACCGGGGACAGCGACGCGTCGAAGGCGAGCGATCGGGCCGTACTTAAGGGCGAAGATGCGCATGAGCGAAACGAAGACGATGCACACGAAATTGCAGACGAAACGGACCAAGAGAGCATGGCGGACGAAGCGCCCGGAAGCgggggcgaagcagcgcagaGTGCCTTGCACGAGGGCGACGTCGGGGAAGCGACGGACATGCGAGACaccgagagcgaggagcgcagcagcagtgTCTCTTTGCTGCCAGACTGCAGCTCGCTTTCTCCTCTAAGGCACGTTAACCGTGAGGGCGGCGAGGTTGCTCAGCGTATTGTGCCAACGGCCGACTTAGCAGAAGCCAAAGGAGCCCGCCTGATTCTCGCACCAGTGCGCAAAGCTGCAGGATCCCCTCTTCTCCCAGACGCACTGTGTGGAACGGCCAGTGGttcgcctttcttctcttcacctgtcctcgctgcccttcgccgaccgcggccgcagaagctcgcgctcttcgccgcgtttGTCGTGCGGACAGGccacagccgcagagacagcaaaTCCGCCGCACACACGCGGAACGAAGCTGCCAGCGCGGATGCCACAGACGATCGGCgacacgcagctgcgcatgccCCTGGGCGAGCCGGCGGCCGGCAAGACGCGAAAgccgaagcggaagaaggaaatgcaggcgtctgccgcgccgcagagagcgcgagaacAGAAGGAACCGAAGGTCGCGGATCTCACCAGGGAGGTAAGACTCTGGGAAAGGACGCAGGAGAAGATGACGCAGGGGAAGAGGCCaaagaggcggagaagcggtCTCCTCAGGCGACAGGCTGTTCGTCTGGCGCGTCCCGGCACGGAGAAGGCACGCGAATGGACGAGAAGTCCCCAGGGGCGGAGTGGCGGTCAGGCAGGAGGGAACAAGGCGGAGGTCAAGCGCAAATCGAGAGGGGGCCCGCGACAGGTAGACCTGGAGAGGATGAAAGAGATGGCACCCGCCGCGAACGACAtgagaaagagaaagcgagggacgccgcggagccagacgagaagaagcaaGCGTCAACTGCCTCGCATCAGAAGatggaggaggccgcagagaaaaGTGCTGGcggggagagaaggaagcggcAGAGAACTCGGCAGACATCTGAGAAGCCGGAGGGCGTCCTCGACCTGAAGAAAACGCGCGTGAGACGCAGTTCAGCaggagcgcggcagcggtcGCGAGCCGCCAGCGCACGCGAGTCAGGGCCTCAAGAAACAGCCACCGAAGAGAAGAATGAGAATGGCGAAAATCCAGTGACCTTGCAAATCGAGacagcaggcgaaggcgaggccgctgggGAGCCTGACGGTGGCAGGGAGACCGCGGAAGGAGAAACCCGCATgcacagagaagaagcagccaAAGCAACTTCTCCGCGCAACTCGGCGGGGCCTGTCCGAGGGGCTCGCGGGCAGAAGAGCAGACGGGAGGCGAAAAgacagaagagcgagaagcgaagcggagaggcaTGTGAGGTGACGGCGACGGCCCCCTCTCTGGAGGGTGAAGATAAAGGTACAGAGGCCCTGGATTCGCCTCAGAAAGAAGGACGAGCGGACTCGGCCGCTGGAAAAAAGGAGGCAAAAGACGCGGCCGAGGTGGCAGTCGTACCGGGGAGAAAAGCGGCTGCTACCCGCTGGCGAGCTTCAGGGAGTAGGGGCAGGCGGGCGATGCGACATGAGCCGCGCGGGGCCGCGGCTAGCGAGGACTCTAGCGGAGAAGTCGAAAAGTCTGTTAAAACGGAGACGAAAGAGCCGCACACTGAACGACcccagcggagaagacggTCGACCGGCTCTCAAGGCCtgccgcgacagaggcgaagcCGACGCGCCAGCCAGGGCGACGAAAGCTACTCCTCATCCGTTTGGTTGGCTgcttcgcccgcctccgcttcttcaatgctcgctccttctctctttcaTCCTCTGTCAgcgtgcgcctctctcccagCTCTTTCTGCTGCAATTTCGTTTCCGTCCTCGGCACACCTGCCGTCGGCCGATTCGAAAACGCCGGCTGCTCATGCGCGCACGGAgggggaaggcgaggaagtcgagctgcggcagcactCTCACAGAGCGTCCAGTGATGCCCAAAGCGCTAGAGCCGTCTCGCATGCAACGGGTACAGAGCTCTCTTCACGCGCCTtcgaggacgcgaaggccgcggaggagtcTGAAGCACAGCCGGGGGCAGCTGGGCAACATCAGCAAGCGGACGCGCAGACCGTAGACGGCGATCCAACCGACTTGAAGCGGCGCCCCGAGTCTGCACGTCAGGCGACCAGACAGCtagacggcggagacgaccgCGCCCAGCACAGAGCGCGTggagcggaggaggggaCGCCGGCGGTgcagagcggagaagagcAGATGGAGACGACGACAGCAGGAAAGACAGAGGACGCACAAGGCGACCATGCactgcgcgcgacgcgaccgATCAGGGCCGCCCATCACACAGAAGACGGGAGCGCAGtggcagaagcagagaacCAGGCAAAGGAGACACACGA is a window encoding:
- a CDS encoding hypothetical protein (encoded by transcript BESB_014290) encodes the protein MSKSLPASNLRFTPERLAGFPVIRSISHVGPYIFVLNMEQHGTWDETVCERGPFGEKLPEGDGPPVPLLSSADRNSNDADVGASQSVVNGDRLSDHDFWDVHTLENDHKTSTAPTGQPYQISDSEARAGTACIGESDSSSGDDMPPQSALAHEGDRRSVGEDDEREQDMNAHQEKILHEVQALSRDASSPECSESFDEEGGRNQGPLFVLTLSPSSGPASQVNSPVLRNSSLNPEGDSGVVDTPQAEERANERCDSTSEALGTVRPPTEPPVSNTRTGFYPVRPTCSLATRRAQDYAEPALSRETQNADDAYSAAPSASYASASEPATQLPECRCPSCFGQPLGEDNRDVSADSGDGTWTVDLKQQRGERQEPLTRTSAVPPYLPSVLQAPPPCNASSPSAQRRESWASSASDCRFASRTLTQPDRQDANSLGDAHGFRPYMETSSCHTTPHGVSSSSDGRGSPRHQPSTAQVPLPLPSQQPFHGAPCAPPLSSGATVSPSVFTSCTAAEYCCPRPLYQTQPEGDQPLPSGVRYDAQKHAYRAVVRTPDGTIKNRSFSCRKYGSAQALTLAVQAVTYSVPAPEPPPGYALATPRPMHAPCMAARRRGSRAASSPYSSPFYPVCSSSVGSGANSPPEHLYASPRGLGFSHWLQRNEHYHREVSRSGSAMLPSSASYSASSLAHRPSPPETTFFASQENAGFHRYRSSQSFYYGEASAPRSPLRHSSTFPPFDGSPPKTFSAAPAGAHDERQFRGDARQLTHDAVFPLSAGCSPSSSSPSCRCSAPYCPAWRFGADVASAPTGQDEFFSPLHCGPVPPSHSAAPHSPSPAPSGWSYALSHAPVPPLHNMHPAASPQLIDQAAGGGGESSGPAGGGAFVACPPGEPRELHEVPSFAGAAATDQAHEGGHPATSASLDEPMGRERASPSLAHSSSFRSARPQLSQQEYAWASWPWQDRSSTLPQGDRIESRGWESSMASSSRIHEDGSDYVLPSQSVSTLCGEVPRLSQITGGAVVLLGGSHAEARSASSFSTETHSCSWTRSEGTGPTADFGSASSSSSSVTTLASSGTRHALCSSFAYSAEATGASAEGAQAFWCAHSGDAKEPGPCREYASTAVHDAISFLGGEGDAALHAKIDGPLTQPRAGEAGGQALDKSIHSAAAWRSADSQGCDSQEASHTSPTVDTTREDSHSAESWHAACADRESPSAWLRASAANETEDDATVPHSSARDAPRPGSRTRFCAAAEQRASSSALSSPSAPVLESSLPFIHPTDEPPLLGPAQSTAAPCERVGLPRVTSDEARPGGYPNDLERSPADASRWPSPFSESAIDSCARQRAAPALAQQADAAARVRPLPPSLAYAADSSPVSRGAEASPPSTTIPGAPAAAADVNGVVANAEPNSTVPLSQGRRQDRECKNALALSPASHARTLYLPSPSEHLTPGLATPPSARRQLEPHPSCVGVDEERAHAGSGEGGSEEPRLRNARRLSTEAAKKREGDSEEGEEEAQRRRERGTLSLDNETVEHRHPGSRHKGAETFAGDVGFACSSTERIAQKDFGELCAHRLKEPVSAYRCKGVLVGEQTGTQTSHVEAPGSVRQSSTALQVKTSFRLPSRSSSAAPAAAPAECASDTNFDSPALSPASPSSPTTTMRSAGLAADRVPSSPVSYSFFSPCPSPSASAAASPQSPASPPCPRDSPNEEGRGELSPPLSRLRHSPVVPFAVAVGAAEIRPSAPPAACAGGVTEARAAPHSSSHDTAVKTEGIQGKQTRDTRQAAETVDVGARRDGEEGLESCRAEKTTGDSVGTESDKSCWREGEEMATANARVQSVPKTTKAGLNEEGTAGTLAFSGKRFRHIYTPMDAGGEDEARSTTSGDQAAGWERELNSALHCAGRCGGNAVLECASFCREEGQGDAGSVSLGNLGAGGEEDMEESHGDSEQEDAYRLASYSSFSTTCSSIGPVPEAGDPCVSVETRSVSSPCFPLSSRSVASREAFSPCDSGSPGSALSSLSLSSVLSSPSLSPASLLRVSSPDRASLSVPPLPSRESLPPSSGPSSSNVSSSPALVSPDSLAHLPSYSTTSSCSASPPPASSVLPALLGAFEASPRPSDSQRARKRAAVLGRLCGAKAPRDAAGKRRKMQSHLFCSPAEDNKRSCYRAASHDVDCLEARGSALLTTERSDADAKQATTDETGDSDASKASDRAVLKGEDAHERNEDDAHEIADETDQESMADEAPGSGGEAAQSALHEGDVGEATDMRDTESEERSSSVSLLPDCSSLSPLRHVNREGGEVAQRIVPTADLAEAKGARLILAPVRKAAGSPLLPDALCGTASGSPFFSSPVLAALRRPRPQKLALFAAFVVRTGHSRRDSKSAAHTRNEAASADATDDRRHAAAHAPGRAGGRQDAKAEAEEGNAGVCRAAESARTEGTEGRGSHQGGKTLGKDAGEDDAGEEAKEAEKRSPQATGCSSGASRHGEGTRMDEKSPGAEWRSGRREQGGGQAQIERGPATGRPGEDERDGTRRERHEKEKARDAAEPDEKKQASTASHQKMEEAAEKSAGGERRKRQRTRQTSEKPEGVLDLKKTRVRRSSAGARQRSRAASARESGPQETATEEKNENGENPVTLQIETAGEGEAAGEPDGGRETAEGETRMHREEAAKATSPRNSAGPVRGARGQKSRREAKRQKSEKRSGEACEVTATAPSLEGEDKGTEALDSPQKEGRADSAAGKKEAKDAAEVAVVPGRKAAATRWRASGSRGRRAMRHEPRGAAASEDSSGEVEKSVKTETKEPHTERPQRRRRSTGSQGLPRQRRSRRASQGDESYSSSVWLAASPASASSMLAPSLFHPLSACASLPALSAAISFPSSAHLPSADSKTPAAHARTEGEGEEVELRQHSHRASSDAQSARAVSHATGTELSSRAFEDAKAAEESEAQPGAAGQHQQADAQTVDGDPTDLKRRPESARQATRQLDGGDDRAQHRARGAEEGTPAVQSGEEQMETTTAGKTEDAQGDHALRATRPIRAAHHTEDGSAVAEAENQAKETHEAGKQRPALVALLRARREEEEREATEGGRGKEPGSRRSLRPRRLSWKLSEVAEVPSPVASPRVVSSLEELLLLPEREEGEPVEDGIVDVGDAGRRDAEGRDAEDRADAGKDAERGESEMQAPPPSRGRNKGSFARGGFHGGKRRRSSGKVRDPVATAASPSTAFRSKRKRNPPRPGPGPQTRWGRAAVSDAGCGEEERSLLLLPPEAASLAPPAPVRMEAGTAQAAEIEARSGAVPPGVRDDESEAPHASTDLAGLLGTAAAVPCVRIALKEAEQQTWGGAAFYRLHTPPSRSVPSFSPSVSNLLVSPRLTCRGRRANGLLATETPLEREATPTSPPPFTAVFSPVDGEAGEARGGDGRGGSPCSQVGRPLIGAAGMQHALSPASGASSSPLFETLPPTLLSNAAADLREQQTASMLSGPGPRSCWAPTFPTDLPTPPAYLERLSLADRGLATPPTPSTYLLAPASPRGTRRDPTREPIGGLITPPSVCLPSRSPSEGPPFFLRPKFSRKRLAAARRDEEERRAQDVEQVRDVEQARDVEQARDVEQARDVEQARDVEQAKDAEPRRGAASPREPRGRAALEARTPSPRGYSATPPAFAFPSLARSGFAASSGAAMPGFAPSVASLPAASSLTPQPARVSSQAGGRGGGSIRAAFQLLGREHSSGAEAGSSSQALTAALHPLVPSPSRRRLRPVRLLRDSPAASPGYGCGLGRHGGGASSASVSGVFSPAQKLPPPGPAAGELSPSFRSGGWGGLSPAWSQRSSDELPSRSVERMFLPPSKMQTPRSYLPSPVEFNTFFGEPADGKRVWPPSSPPVAGVRL